A genomic stretch from Festucalex cinctus isolate MCC-2025b chromosome 13, RoL_Fcin_1.0, whole genome shotgun sequence includes:
- the numbl gene encoding numb-like protein isoform X1 — translation MDIICLQCRGCAISHPVVAIMPLSGATRRTSEHVTPEMNKLRQSLRRKKPTYVPEASRPHQWQADEEAVRKGKCNFSVRYLGLVEVEESRGMHVCEEAVKKLKISGKKTVKAVLWVSADGLRVVDDKTKDLIVDQTIEKVSFCAPDRNYDKAFSYICRDGTTRRWMCHCFMALKDSGERLSHAVGCAFAACLERKQRREKECGVTASFDASRTSFVREGSFRANSACSQHGSGSERDDKQQEKNKDQPSVHAALPPGAASPPEGAAEPGGPHAIPRRHAPIEQLVRQGSFRGFPALSQKNSPFKRQLSLRLNDLPSTLQRKTDFEAKNPVLEVDMSLSGEGDINALCSQINTSFTKPSEDPFSNACPSVSGLPTCVVPPALPPPPPAPMQAASSWVQPDPPLHSPPLVSAAMQSGHKRTPSEAERWLEEVSKAVRSQQTPPPGPTIPTIPGPPSVSSQQMTSAAPVSLGTMSKPLVAGPPALPAQAPLPLPPISISSIPLIPGPPISSPPMSLPSMSIPTMSGPSMTGAPMIQPSLTGPRGSLPSILQPFPLAFDATPAPVGMFASQPVQPAFVPMQTYMPGLASSMTYPNVSVPVVGITPSQMVANVFCTAVGSSGTGGVIGGPKVGSHQPYSGAPPGGFSTPFPSTPPLSTAINGLPTHSSASAAHQNGSASSWPPEGSQLTAPVTANSQDDERFEAKWAALESANVKPAAQAPASKSPGAAANPFSNNLQKTFEIEL, via the exons ATGGACATTATATGCCTTCAGTGTCGAGGATGTGCAATTTCACACCCGGTTGTAGCAATCATGCCACTTTCTGGGGCAACCAGACG TACCAGCGAGCACGTGACCCCGGAGATGAACAAGCTTCGTCAGAGCCTGAGGAGGAAGAAGCCCACCTATGTACCCGAGGCCAGCAGACCGCATCAGTGGCAGGCGGACGAGGAGGCTGTACGCAAGGGCAAATGTAACTTCTCTGTACGG TACCTGGGCTTGGTGGAGGTGGAGGAGTCTAGAGGGATGCATGTGTGCGAGGAGGCGGTGAAAAAGCTGAAAATT AGCGGGAAAAAGACAGTGAAGGCAGTATTGTGGGTTTCAGCTGACGGACTCAGGGTGGTGGATGATAAAACGAAG GATCTGATCGTGGACCAGACCATAGAGAAAGTCTCCTTCTGTGCTCCTGATCGAAATTATGACAAGGCGTTCTCCTACATCTGCAGAGACGGCACCACCAGACGTTGGATGTGCCACTGCTTCATGGCGCTCAAAGACTCG GGGGAGAGACTCAGCCATGCAGTGGGCTGTGCCTTTGCTGCCTGTTTGGAGAGGAAACAGCGTCGAGAGAAGGAGTGTGGCGTGACGGCATCTTTTGATGCCAGCCGCACGTCGTTTGTACGCGAGGGCTCCTTCCGCGCCAACTCTGCCTGCAGTCAGCACGGCAGCGGTAGTGAACGAGATGACAAacagcaggaaaaaaacaaag ACCAGCCGTCTGTTCATGCAGCCCTGCCGCCCGGCGCTGCTTCCCCACCCGAGGGCGCAGCAGAACCCGGCGGGCCTCATGCCATCCCCCGCCGCCACGCGCCAATCGAGCAACTGGTGCGTCAAGGCTCATTCCGGGGATTTCCAGCTCTCAGTCAGAAGAACTCTCCCTTCAAGAGACAGCTGTCACTTCGCCTCAATGACCTGCCATCCACGCTGCAACGCAAGACCGACTTCGAGGCCAAGAACCCCG TACTAGAGGTGGACATGAGTTTGTCTGGCGAGGGAGACATTAATGCCCTGTGCAGCCAGATCAACACCTCCTTCACGAAGCCATCCGAGGACCCGTTCTCCAACGCTTGCCCATCTGTGAGCGGTCTGCCAACCTGCGTGGTGCCTCCAGctttgcctcctcctcctccggcgCCGATGCAGG CTGCGTCTTCTTGGGTTCAGCCAGATCCTCCTCTCCACTCTCCTCCTCTGGTGTCGGCGGCGATGCAGAGCGGACATAAGCGTACACCCTCCGAGGCAGAAAGATGGCTAGAAGAGGTCTCCAAGGCGGTCAGGTCCCAGCAGACCCCCCCACCGGGTCCAACCATCCCCACCATTCCGGGGCCGCCGTCTGTATCGAGTCAGCAGATGACGAGTGCGGCCCCGGTGTCACTCGGTACCATGTCCAAACCCCTGGTTGCGGGCCCCCCTGCTCTCCCAGCTCAGGCACCGTTGCCGCTTCCTCCGATCTCCATATCATCCATCCCCCTGATCCCGGGCCCTCCGATTTCAAGCCCCCCTATGTCTTTGCCTTCAATGTCCATCCCCACCATGTCAGGTCCAAGTATGACCGGAGCCCCTATGATCCAGCCCTCGCTGACGGGACCCCGAGGATCCCTCCCAAGCATCTTGCAACCCTTTCCTTTAGCCTTCGACGCTACGCCGGCTCCCGTGGGGATGTTCGCCAGCCAACCCGTCCAACCGGCTTTTGTTCCCATGCAAACGTATATGCCGGGCTTGGCGAGCAGTATGACCTACCCGAACGTCAGCGTACCCGTCGTCGGGATCACGCCGTCGCAAATGGTGGCCAACGTCTTCTGCACGGCCGTCGGCTCGTCCGGAACCGGAGGTGTCATCGGAGGGCCGAAAGTGGGCAGCCACCAGCCGTACTCAGGAGCGCCCCCTGGAGGCTTTTCCACACCGTTCCCCTCCACCCCTCCGCTTTCCACAGCCATAAATGGTCTCCCGACGCACAGCAGCGCCTCAGCGGCCCATCAGAATGGCAGCGCTAGTAgctggccaccagagggcagtcAGCTGACTGCTCCCGTGACCGCTAACTCCCAAGACGATGAGCGCTTTGAGGCCAAGTGGGCGGCACTTGAGAGCGCCAATGTCAAACCAGCAGCTCAGGCACCCGCAAGCAAAAGTCCAGGAGCAGCTGCCAACCCGTTTTCCAACAACCTGCAGAAGACGTTTGAGATAGAGCTCTAA
- the numbl gene encoding numb-like protein isoform X2 → MDIICLQCRGCAISHPVVAIMPLSGATRRTSEHVTPEMNKLRQSLRRKKPTYVPEASRPHQWQADEEAVRKGKCNFSVRYLGLVEVEESRGMHVCEEAVKKLKISGKKTVKAVLWVSADGLRVVDDKTKDLIVDQTIEKVSFCAPDRNYDKAFSYICRDGTTRRWMCHCFMALKDSGERLSHAVGCAFAACLERKQRREKECGVTASFDASRTSFVREGSFRANSACSQHGSGSERDDKQQEKNKDQPSVHAALPPGAASPPEGAAEPGGPHAIPRRHAPIEQLVRQGSFRGFPALSQKNSPFKRQLSLRLNDLPSTLQRKTDFEAKNPEVDMSLSGEGDINALCSQINTSFTKPSEDPFSNACPSVSGLPTCVVPPALPPPPPAPMQAASSWVQPDPPLHSPPLVSAAMQSGHKRTPSEAERWLEEVSKAVRSQQTPPPGPTIPTIPGPPSVSSQQMTSAAPVSLGTMSKPLVAGPPALPAQAPLPLPPISISSIPLIPGPPISSPPMSLPSMSIPTMSGPSMTGAPMIQPSLTGPRGSLPSILQPFPLAFDATPAPVGMFASQPVQPAFVPMQTYMPGLASSMTYPNVSVPVVGITPSQMVANVFCTAVGSSGTGGVIGGPKVGSHQPYSGAPPGGFSTPFPSTPPLSTAINGLPTHSSASAAHQNGSASSWPPEGSQLTAPVTANSQDDERFEAKWAALESANVKPAAQAPASKSPGAAANPFSNNLQKTFEIEL, encoded by the exons ATGGACATTATATGCCTTCAGTGTCGAGGATGTGCAATTTCACACCCGGTTGTAGCAATCATGCCACTTTCTGGGGCAACCAGACG TACCAGCGAGCACGTGACCCCGGAGATGAACAAGCTTCGTCAGAGCCTGAGGAGGAAGAAGCCCACCTATGTACCCGAGGCCAGCAGACCGCATCAGTGGCAGGCGGACGAGGAGGCTGTACGCAAGGGCAAATGTAACTTCTCTGTACGG TACCTGGGCTTGGTGGAGGTGGAGGAGTCTAGAGGGATGCATGTGTGCGAGGAGGCGGTGAAAAAGCTGAAAATT AGCGGGAAAAAGACAGTGAAGGCAGTATTGTGGGTTTCAGCTGACGGACTCAGGGTGGTGGATGATAAAACGAAG GATCTGATCGTGGACCAGACCATAGAGAAAGTCTCCTTCTGTGCTCCTGATCGAAATTATGACAAGGCGTTCTCCTACATCTGCAGAGACGGCACCACCAGACGTTGGATGTGCCACTGCTTCATGGCGCTCAAAGACTCG GGGGAGAGACTCAGCCATGCAGTGGGCTGTGCCTTTGCTGCCTGTTTGGAGAGGAAACAGCGTCGAGAGAAGGAGTGTGGCGTGACGGCATCTTTTGATGCCAGCCGCACGTCGTTTGTACGCGAGGGCTCCTTCCGCGCCAACTCTGCCTGCAGTCAGCACGGCAGCGGTAGTGAACGAGATGACAAacagcaggaaaaaaacaaag ACCAGCCGTCTGTTCATGCAGCCCTGCCGCCCGGCGCTGCTTCCCCACCCGAGGGCGCAGCAGAACCCGGCGGGCCTCATGCCATCCCCCGCCGCCACGCGCCAATCGAGCAACTGGTGCGTCAAGGCTCATTCCGGGGATTTCCAGCTCTCAGTCAGAAGAACTCTCCCTTCAAGAGACAGCTGTCACTTCGCCTCAATGACCTGCCATCCACGCTGCAACGCAAGACCGACTTCGAGGCCAAGAACCCCG AGGTGGACATGAGTTTGTCTGGCGAGGGAGACATTAATGCCCTGTGCAGCCAGATCAACACCTCCTTCACGAAGCCATCCGAGGACCCGTTCTCCAACGCTTGCCCATCTGTGAGCGGTCTGCCAACCTGCGTGGTGCCTCCAGctttgcctcctcctcctccggcgCCGATGCAGG CTGCGTCTTCTTGGGTTCAGCCAGATCCTCCTCTCCACTCTCCTCCTCTGGTGTCGGCGGCGATGCAGAGCGGACATAAGCGTACACCCTCCGAGGCAGAAAGATGGCTAGAAGAGGTCTCCAAGGCGGTCAGGTCCCAGCAGACCCCCCCACCGGGTCCAACCATCCCCACCATTCCGGGGCCGCCGTCTGTATCGAGTCAGCAGATGACGAGTGCGGCCCCGGTGTCACTCGGTACCATGTCCAAACCCCTGGTTGCGGGCCCCCCTGCTCTCCCAGCTCAGGCACCGTTGCCGCTTCCTCCGATCTCCATATCATCCATCCCCCTGATCCCGGGCCCTCCGATTTCAAGCCCCCCTATGTCTTTGCCTTCAATGTCCATCCCCACCATGTCAGGTCCAAGTATGACCGGAGCCCCTATGATCCAGCCCTCGCTGACGGGACCCCGAGGATCCCTCCCAAGCATCTTGCAACCCTTTCCTTTAGCCTTCGACGCTACGCCGGCTCCCGTGGGGATGTTCGCCAGCCAACCCGTCCAACCGGCTTTTGTTCCCATGCAAACGTATATGCCGGGCTTGGCGAGCAGTATGACCTACCCGAACGTCAGCGTACCCGTCGTCGGGATCACGCCGTCGCAAATGGTGGCCAACGTCTTCTGCACGGCCGTCGGCTCGTCCGGAACCGGAGGTGTCATCGGAGGGCCGAAAGTGGGCAGCCACCAGCCGTACTCAGGAGCGCCCCCTGGAGGCTTTTCCACACCGTTCCCCTCCACCCCTCCGCTTTCCACAGCCATAAATGGTCTCCCGACGCACAGCAGCGCCTCAGCGGCCCATCAGAATGGCAGCGCTAGTAgctggccaccagagggcagtcAGCTGACTGCTCCCGTGACCGCTAACTCCCAAGACGATGAGCGCTTTGAGGCCAAGTGGGCGGCACTTGAGAGCGCCAATGTCAAACCAGCAGCTCAGGCACCCGCAAGCAAAAGTCCAGGAGCAGCTGCCAACCCGTTTTCCAACAACCTGCAGAAGACGTTTGAGATAGAGCTCTAA
- the numbl gene encoding numb-like protein isoform X4 translates to MSSCGEIADAIESSTSEHVTPEMNKLRQSLRRKKPTYVPEASRPHQWQADEEAVRKGKCNFSVRYLGLVEVEESRGMHVCEEAVKKLKISGKKTVKAVLWVSADGLRVVDDKTKDLIVDQTIEKVSFCAPDRNYDKAFSYICRDGTTRRWMCHCFMALKDSGERLSHAVGCAFAACLERKQRREKECGVTASFDASRTSFVREGSFRANSACSQHGSGSERDDKQQEKNKDQPSVHAALPPGAASPPEGAAEPGGPHAIPRRHAPIEQLVRQGSFRGFPALSQKNSPFKRQLSLRLNDLPSTLQRKTDFEAKNPVLEVDMSLSGEGDINALCSQINTSFTKPSEDPFSNACPSVSGLPTCVVPPALPPPPPAPMQAASSWVQPDPPLHSPPLVSAAMQSGHKRTPSEAERWLEEVSKAVRSQQTPPPGPTIPTIPGPPSVSSQQMTSAAPVSLGTMSKPLVAGPPALPAQAPLPLPPISISSIPLIPGPPISSPPMSLPSMSIPTMSGPSMTGAPMIQPSLTGPRGSLPSILQPFPLAFDATPAPVGMFASQPVQPAFVPMQTYMPGLASSMTYPNVSVPVVGITPSQMVANVFCTAVGSSGTGGVIGGPKVGSHQPYSGAPPGGFSTPFPSTPPLSTAINGLPTHSSASAAHQNGSASSWPPEGSQLTAPVTANSQDDERFEAKWAALESANVKPAAQAPASKSPGAAANPFSNNLQKTFEIEL, encoded by the exons TACCAGCGAGCACGTGACCCCGGAGATGAACAAGCTTCGTCAGAGCCTGAGGAGGAAGAAGCCCACCTATGTACCCGAGGCCAGCAGACCGCATCAGTGGCAGGCGGACGAGGAGGCTGTACGCAAGGGCAAATGTAACTTCTCTGTACGG TACCTGGGCTTGGTGGAGGTGGAGGAGTCTAGAGGGATGCATGTGTGCGAGGAGGCGGTGAAAAAGCTGAAAATT AGCGGGAAAAAGACAGTGAAGGCAGTATTGTGGGTTTCAGCTGACGGACTCAGGGTGGTGGATGATAAAACGAAG GATCTGATCGTGGACCAGACCATAGAGAAAGTCTCCTTCTGTGCTCCTGATCGAAATTATGACAAGGCGTTCTCCTACATCTGCAGAGACGGCACCACCAGACGTTGGATGTGCCACTGCTTCATGGCGCTCAAAGACTCG GGGGAGAGACTCAGCCATGCAGTGGGCTGTGCCTTTGCTGCCTGTTTGGAGAGGAAACAGCGTCGAGAGAAGGAGTGTGGCGTGACGGCATCTTTTGATGCCAGCCGCACGTCGTTTGTACGCGAGGGCTCCTTCCGCGCCAACTCTGCCTGCAGTCAGCACGGCAGCGGTAGTGAACGAGATGACAAacagcaggaaaaaaacaaag ACCAGCCGTCTGTTCATGCAGCCCTGCCGCCCGGCGCTGCTTCCCCACCCGAGGGCGCAGCAGAACCCGGCGGGCCTCATGCCATCCCCCGCCGCCACGCGCCAATCGAGCAACTGGTGCGTCAAGGCTCATTCCGGGGATTTCCAGCTCTCAGTCAGAAGAACTCTCCCTTCAAGAGACAGCTGTCACTTCGCCTCAATGACCTGCCATCCACGCTGCAACGCAAGACCGACTTCGAGGCCAAGAACCCCG TACTAGAGGTGGACATGAGTTTGTCTGGCGAGGGAGACATTAATGCCCTGTGCAGCCAGATCAACACCTCCTTCACGAAGCCATCCGAGGACCCGTTCTCCAACGCTTGCCCATCTGTGAGCGGTCTGCCAACCTGCGTGGTGCCTCCAGctttgcctcctcctcctccggcgCCGATGCAGG CTGCGTCTTCTTGGGTTCAGCCAGATCCTCCTCTCCACTCTCCTCCTCTGGTGTCGGCGGCGATGCAGAGCGGACATAAGCGTACACCCTCCGAGGCAGAAAGATGGCTAGAAGAGGTCTCCAAGGCGGTCAGGTCCCAGCAGACCCCCCCACCGGGTCCAACCATCCCCACCATTCCGGGGCCGCCGTCTGTATCGAGTCAGCAGATGACGAGTGCGGCCCCGGTGTCACTCGGTACCATGTCCAAACCCCTGGTTGCGGGCCCCCCTGCTCTCCCAGCTCAGGCACCGTTGCCGCTTCCTCCGATCTCCATATCATCCATCCCCCTGATCCCGGGCCCTCCGATTTCAAGCCCCCCTATGTCTTTGCCTTCAATGTCCATCCCCACCATGTCAGGTCCAAGTATGACCGGAGCCCCTATGATCCAGCCCTCGCTGACGGGACCCCGAGGATCCCTCCCAAGCATCTTGCAACCCTTTCCTTTAGCCTTCGACGCTACGCCGGCTCCCGTGGGGATGTTCGCCAGCCAACCCGTCCAACCGGCTTTTGTTCCCATGCAAACGTATATGCCGGGCTTGGCGAGCAGTATGACCTACCCGAACGTCAGCGTACCCGTCGTCGGGATCACGCCGTCGCAAATGGTGGCCAACGTCTTCTGCACGGCCGTCGGCTCGTCCGGAACCGGAGGTGTCATCGGAGGGCCGAAAGTGGGCAGCCACCAGCCGTACTCAGGAGCGCCCCCTGGAGGCTTTTCCACACCGTTCCCCTCCACCCCTCCGCTTTCCACAGCCATAAATGGTCTCCCGACGCACAGCAGCGCCTCAGCGGCCCATCAGAATGGCAGCGCTAGTAgctggccaccagagggcagtcAGCTGACTGCTCCCGTGACCGCTAACTCCCAAGACGATGAGCGCTTTGAGGCCAAGTGGGCGGCACTTGAGAGCGCCAATGTCAAACCAGCAGCTCAGGCACCCGCAAGCAAAAGTCCAGGAGCAGCTGCCAACCCGTTTTCCAACAACCTGCAGAAGACGTTTGAGATAGAGCTCTAA
- the numbl gene encoding numb-like protein isoform X6: protein MNKLRQSLRRKKPTYVPEASRPHQWQADEEAVRKGKCNFSVRYLGLVEVEESRGMHVCEEAVKKLKISGKKTVKAVLWVSADGLRVVDDKTKDLIVDQTIEKVSFCAPDRNYDKAFSYICRDGTTRRWMCHCFMALKDSGERLSHAVGCAFAACLERKQRREKECGVTASFDASRTSFVREGSFRANSACSQHGSGSERDDKQQEKNKDQPSVHAALPPGAASPPEGAAEPGGPHAIPRRHAPIEQLVRQGSFRGFPALSQKNSPFKRQLSLRLNDLPSTLQRKTDFEAKNPVLEVDMSLSGEGDINALCSQINTSFTKPSEDPFSNACPSVSGLPTCVVPPALPPPPPAPMQAASSWVQPDPPLHSPPLVSAAMQSGHKRTPSEAERWLEEVSKAVRSQQTPPPGPTIPTIPGPPSVSSQQMTSAAPVSLGTMSKPLVAGPPALPAQAPLPLPPISISSIPLIPGPPISSPPMSLPSMSIPTMSGPSMTGAPMIQPSLTGPRGSLPSILQPFPLAFDATPAPVGMFASQPVQPAFVPMQTYMPGLASSMTYPNVSVPVVGITPSQMVANVFCTAVGSSGTGGVIGGPKVGSHQPYSGAPPGGFSTPFPSTPPLSTAINGLPTHSSASAAHQNGSASSWPPEGSQLTAPVTANSQDDERFEAKWAALESANVKPAAQAPASKSPGAAANPFSNNLQKTFEIEL from the exons ATGAACAAGCTTCGTCAGAGCCTGAGGAGGAAGAAGCCCACCTATGTACCCGAGGCCAGCAGACCGCATCAGTGGCAGGCGGACGAGGAGGCTGTACGCAAGGGCAAATGTAACTTCTCTGTACGG TACCTGGGCTTGGTGGAGGTGGAGGAGTCTAGAGGGATGCATGTGTGCGAGGAGGCGGTGAAAAAGCTGAAAATT AGCGGGAAAAAGACAGTGAAGGCAGTATTGTGGGTTTCAGCTGACGGACTCAGGGTGGTGGATGATAAAACGAAG GATCTGATCGTGGACCAGACCATAGAGAAAGTCTCCTTCTGTGCTCCTGATCGAAATTATGACAAGGCGTTCTCCTACATCTGCAGAGACGGCACCACCAGACGTTGGATGTGCCACTGCTTCATGGCGCTCAAAGACTCG GGGGAGAGACTCAGCCATGCAGTGGGCTGTGCCTTTGCTGCCTGTTTGGAGAGGAAACAGCGTCGAGAGAAGGAGTGTGGCGTGACGGCATCTTTTGATGCCAGCCGCACGTCGTTTGTACGCGAGGGCTCCTTCCGCGCCAACTCTGCCTGCAGTCAGCACGGCAGCGGTAGTGAACGAGATGACAAacagcaggaaaaaaacaaag ACCAGCCGTCTGTTCATGCAGCCCTGCCGCCCGGCGCTGCTTCCCCACCCGAGGGCGCAGCAGAACCCGGCGGGCCTCATGCCATCCCCCGCCGCCACGCGCCAATCGAGCAACTGGTGCGTCAAGGCTCATTCCGGGGATTTCCAGCTCTCAGTCAGAAGAACTCTCCCTTCAAGAGACAGCTGTCACTTCGCCTCAATGACCTGCCATCCACGCTGCAACGCAAGACCGACTTCGAGGCCAAGAACCCCG TACTAGAGGTGGACATGAGTTTGTCTGGCGAGGGAGACATTAATGCCCTGTGCAGCCAGATCAACACCTCCTTCACGAAGCCATCCGAGGACCCGTTCTCCAACGCTTGCCCATCTGTGAGCGGTCTGCCAACCTGCGTGGTGCCTCCAGctttgcctcctcctcctccggcgCCGATGCAGG CTGCGTCTTCTTGGGTTCAGCCAGATCCTCCTCTCCACTCTCCTCCTCTGGTGTCGGCGGCGATGCAGAGCGGACATAAGCGTACACCCTCCGAGGCAGAAAGATGGCTAGAAGAGGTCTCCAAGGCGGTCAGGTCCCAGCAGACCCCCCCACCGGGTCCAACCATCCCCACCATTCCGGGGCCGCCGTCTGTATCGAGTCAGCAGATGACGAGTGCGGCCCCGGTGTCACTCGGTACCATGTCCAAACCCCTGGTTGCGGGCCCCCCTGCTCTCCCAGCTCAGGCACCGTTGCCGCTTCCTCCGATCTCCATATCATCCATCCCCCTGATCCCGGGCCCTCCGATTTCAAGCCCCCCTATGTCTTTGCCTTCAATGTCCATCCCCACCATGTCAGGTCCAAGTATGACCGGAGCCCCTATGATCCAGCCCTCGCTGACGGGACCCCGAGGATCCCTCCCAAGCATCTTGCAACCCTTTCCTTTAGCCTTCGACGCTACGCCGGCTCCCGTGGGGATGTTCGCCAGCCAACCCGTCCAACCGGCTTTTGTTCCCATGCAAACGTATATGCCGGGCTTGGCGAGCAGTATGACCTACCCGAACGTCAGCGTACCCGTCGTCGGGATCACGCCGTCGCAAATGGTGGCCAACGTCTTCTGCACGGCCGTCGGCTCGTCCGGAACCGGAGGTGTCATCGGAGGGCCGAAAGTGGGCAGCCACCAGCCGTACTCAGGAGCGCCCCCTGGAGGCTTTTCCACACCGTTCCCCTCCACCCCTCCGCTTTCCACAGCCATAAATGGTCTCCCGACGCACAGCAGCGCCTCAGCGGCCCATCAGAATGGCAGCGCTAGTAgctggccaccagagggcagtcAGCTGACTGCTCCCGTGACCGCTAACTCCCAAGACGATGAGCGCTTTGAGGCCAAGTGGGCGGCACTTGAGAGCGCCAATGTCAAACCAGCAGCTCAGGCACCCGCAAGCAAAAGTCCAGGAGCAGCTGCCAACCCGTTTTCCAACAACCTGCAGAAGACGTTTGAGATAGAGCTCTAA
- the numbl gene encoding numb-like protein isoform X3: MSGRVCQWAHWEGSLSGWSRRGAAHTSEHVTPEMNKLRQSLRRKKPTYVPEASRPHQWQADEEAVRKGKCNFSVRYLGLVEVEESRGMHVCEEAVKKLKISGKKTVKAVLWVSADGLRVVDDKTKDLIVDQTIEKVSFCAPDRNYDKAFSYICRDGTTRRWMCHCFMALKDSGERLSHAVGCAFAACLERKQRREKECGVTASFDASRTSFVREGSFRANSACSQHGSGSERDDKQQEKNKDQPSVHAALPPGAASPPEGAAEPGGPHAIPRRHAPIEQLVRQGSFRGFPALSQKNSPFKRQLSLRLNDLPSTLQRKTDFEAKNPVLEVDMSLSGEGDINALCSQINTSFTKPSEDPFSNACPSVSGLPTCVVPPALPPPPPAPMQAASSWVQPDPPLHSPPLVSAAMQSGHKRTPSEAERWLEEVSKAVRSQQTPPPGPTIPTIPGPPSVSSQQMTSAAPVSLGTMSKPLVAGPPALPAQAPLPLPPISISSIPLIPGPPISSPPMSLPSMSIPTMSGPSMTGAPMIQPSLTGPRGSLPSILQPFPLAFDATPAPVGMFASQPVQPAFVPMQTYMPGLASSMTYPNVSVPVVGITPSQMVANVFCTAVGSSGTGGVIGGPKVGSHQPYSGAPPGGFSTPFPSTPPLSTAINGLPTHSSASAAHQNGSASSWPPEGSQLTAPVTANSQDDERFEAKWAALESANVKPAAQAPASKSPGAAANPFSNNLQKTFEIEL; this comes from the exons TACCAGCGAGCACGTGACCCCGGAGATGAACAAGCTTCGTCAGAGCCTGAGGAGGAAGAAGCCCACCTATGTACCCGAGGCCAGCAGACCGCATCAGTGGCAGGCGGACGAGGAGGCTGTACGCAAGGGCAAATGTAACTTCTCTGTACGG TACCTGGGCTTGGTGGAGGTGGAGGAGTCTAGAGGGATGCATGTGTGCGAGGAGGCGGTGAAAAAGCTGAAAATT AGCGGGAAAAAGACAGTGAAGGCAGTATTGTGGGTTTCAGCTGACGGACTCAGGGTGGTGGATGATAAAACGAAG GATCTGATCGTGGACCAGACCATAGAGAAAGTCTCCTTCTGTGCTCCTGATCGAAATTATGACAAGGCGTTCTCCTACATCTGCAGAGACGGCACCACCAGACGTTGGATGTGCCACTGCTTCATGGCGCTCAAAGACTCG GGGGAGAGACTCAGCCATGCAGTGGGCTGTGCCTTTGCTGCCTGTTTGGAGAGGAAACAGCGTCGAGAGAAGGAGTGTGGCGTGACGGCATCTTTTGATGCCAGCCGCACGTCGTTTGTACGCGAGGGCTCCTTCCGCGCCAACTCTGCCTGCAGTCAGCACGGCAGCGGTAGTGAACGAGATGACAAacagcaggaaaaaaacaaag ACCAGCCGTCTGTTCATGCAGCCCTGCCGCCCGGCGCTGCTTCCCCACCCGAGGGCGCAGCAGAACCCGGCGGGCCTCATGCCATCCCCCGCCGCCACGCGCCAATCGAGCAACTGGTGCGTCAAGGCTCATTCCGGGGATTTCCAGCTCTCAGTCAGAAGAACTCTCCCTTCAAGAGACAGCTGTCACTTCGCCTCAATGACCTGCCATCCACGCTGCAACGCAAGACCGACTTCGAGGCCAAGAACCCCG TACTAGAGGTGGACATGAGTTTGTCTGGCGAGGGAGACATTAATGCCCTGTGCAGCCAGATCAACACCTCCTTCACGAAGCCATCCGAGGACCCGTTCTCCAACGCTTGCCCATCTGTGAGCGGTCTGCCAACCTGCGTGGTGCCTCCAGctttgcctcctcctcctccggcgCCGATGCAGG CTGCGTCTTCTTGGGTTCAGCCAGATCCTCCTCTCCACTCTCCTCCTCTGGTGTCGGCGGCGATGCAGAGCGGACATAAGCGTACACCCTCCGAGGCAGAAAGATGGCTAGAAGAGGTCTCCAAGGCGGTCAGGTCCCAGCAGACCCCCCCACCGGGTCCAACCATCCCCACCATTCCGGGGCCGCCGTCTGTATCGAGTCAGCAGATGACGAGTGCGGCCCCGGTGTCACTCGGTACCATGTCCAAACCCCTGGTTGCGGGCCCCCCTGCTCTCCCAGCTCAGGCACCGTTGCCGCTTCCTCCGATCTCCATATCATCCATCCCCCTGATCCCGGGCCCTCCGATTTCAAGCCCCCCTATGTCTTTGCCTTCAATGTCCATCCCCACCATGTCAGGTCCAAGTATGACCGGAGCCCCTATGATCCAGCCCTCGCTGACGGGACCCCGAGGATCCCTCCCAAGCATCTTGCAACCCTTTCCTTTAGCCTTCGACGCTACGCCGGCTCCCGTGGGGATGTTCGCCAGCCAACCCGTCCAACCGGCTTTTGTTCCCATGCAAACGTATATGCCGGGCTTGGCGAGCAGTATGACCTACCCGAACGTCAGCGTACCCGTCGTCGGGATCACGCCGTCGCAAATGGTGGCCAACGTCTTCTGCACGGCCGTCGGCTCGTCCGGAACCGGAGGTGTCATCGGAGGGCCGAAAGTGGGCAGCCACCAGCCGTACTCAGGAGCGCCCCCTGGAGGCTTTTCCACACCGTTCCCCTCCACCCCTCCGCTTTCCACAGCCATAAATGGTCTCCCGACGCACAGCAGCGCCTCAGCGGCCCATCAGAATGGCAGCGCTAGTAgctggccaccagagggcagtcAGCTGACTGCTCCCGTGACCGCTAACTCCCAAGACGATGAGCGCTTTGAGGCCAAGTGGGCGGCACTTGAGAGCGCCAATGTCAAACCAGCAGCTCAGGCACCCGCAAGCAAAAGTCCAGGAGCAGCTGCCAACCCGTTTTCCAACAACCTGCAGAAGACGTTTGAGATAGAGCTCTAA